AAACCTGTGCCATATGCAGCGCAAATCCACCCTGATAGGTACACACATCGAGCGCCCGCCCCCGCGCATACTTGGCCGCCGCCGCATAGTTCAGCCTCTGATCCAGAAACGCCCCGGTCTTCTGCCCCGCCTCCGCGTTGAAGTGAAACTTCAGCCCATTGATCGTGAACACCGTCTCCAACACCGGAGCCGCCGCATCCTTCGCGAACAAAGCCCCCGCCGGAGGCATCTCCAACTTCTCCAGCTCCCTCACCCGGGCATCCGGTCGCTCCACAATCGTCTCTAACGGAAGCTCGCGCGCCAGCACCTCTCGCAGCACCTCGCGAACATCATCCTGAGCCGTCCCCTGCGTCAGAAGCTGTAGTACCACCAACCCGTTGTACTTATCCGCGACGATCCCCGGCAGCCCATCTGCCTCACTGAAGATCAACCGGCAGGCATCATTTCCGCTCGTATCTGCATTGAGATGGACGGCCTCCGGCGCAAGCTCCCGCCGCAGCGCAATCGCCGCAGCCACGCGCTCCTTCACATCCGCGAGGTACTCCGCCCGCGTCAGCGCCGTCTTGTCTGACACCACCCTCAGCGCGATCTGCGAGGCATCGCTGTAGATCGCCGACCCCAACGGAAACCCCCGCCCATCCAGCACCGAGACGATCGCGCCCGCCGCAACTCCAGCCTCACCCGCCGCCGGATAAACCTCATCCACATCCGACCGGTACACCCAAAGATGACCCGCCCGAAGCCGATCCGCAGCCCGCCGCGAAACCTTCGCCGCCGCCTCTGCCTCGCGAGGCAATCCCACCCGCAAAGCCCGTTCCTTCAAACCACTCGTCATCCTTCTATCGTCGCATGCAGCCATGGAACTCCGTCATTCTGAGCCGAAGGCGAAGAATCCCCGCATTTGCTCCCGCCCGCGCCCAAGGGAGGCCCCGCCCTCTGTGCCCCATTCATCGCAGTCATATCGCGATGAGTGGGTCCGCCACAACCGTCACCCTCGATAAACTAGAGCAGTTGCCCACCTCCACCCAATTCGACGTCCTCATCCTCGGCGCGGGCGCCGCCGGCCTCATGTGCGCCTTCGAAGCCGGCCGCCGCGGTCGCACCGTCGCCGTCCTCGACCACGCCGAACGCGCCGGCAAGAAGATCCTCATCTCCGGCGGAGGCCGCTGCAACTTCACCAACCTCAACACCCGGCCCGAAAACTTCCTCTCCGAAAACCCCCACTTCGCCAAGTCCGCGCTCTCCCGCTTCACCCCGGAAGATATGATTGCGCTGGTCGAAAAGCACAACATCCGCTACCACGAGAAGACCCTCGGCCAGCTCTTCTGCGACCGCTCCGCCCAGGAGATCGTCGCCCTCCTCGAGCGCGAGTGCACCGCCGCCAACGTCCGCATCCTGACGGGAACCACCATCGAATCCGTAGCAAAATCTGAAGCCCAGCACTTCACCGTAGCGACCTCCCGAGGCACCTTCACCTCCGACTCCCTCGTCGTCGCCACCGGCGGCCTCAGCATCCCAAAGATGGGCGCAACCGGTCTGGGCTACGAGATCGCACGCCAGTTCGGCCTCAAAATCATCCCCTGCCGCCCCGGTCTCGTACCGTTCACCCTCTCGCCCGGAGACCTGCAAGACTGGGCCGACCTCTCCGGCCTCTCCGCCCCCGTAGTCGCATC
This Granulicella aggregans DNA region includes the following protein-coding sequences:
- a CDS encoding BaiN/RdsA family NAD(P)/FAD-dependent oxidoreductase encodes the protein MSGSATTVTLDKLEQLPTSTQFDVLILGAGAAGLMCAFEAGRRGRTVAVLDHAERAGKKILISGGGRCNFTNLNTRPENFLSENPHFAKSALSRFTPEDMIALVEKHNIRYHEKTLGQLFCDRSAQEIVALLERECTAANVRILTGTTIESVAKSEAQHFTVATSRGTFTSDSLVVATGGLSIPKMGATGLGYEIARQFGLKIIPCRPGLVPFTLSPGDLQDWADLSGLSAPVVASAVATGSAKRPRVTFREKMLITHRGLSGPAILQISSFWNPGDPILLDLAPNQQVFSHLLAPAARRDATTATNALRAILPARMAERWVAVNTPERWTNSGLEGLEASLHAWQLHPAGTEGYAKAEVTAGGVDTRELDAKTLQSRKVPGLYFIGEVVDVTGWLGGYNFQWAWASAVSAAQSA
- a CDS encoding class I SAM-dependent rRNA methyltransferase, producing MTSGLKERALRVGLPREAEAAAKVSRRAADRLRAGHLWVYRSDVDEVYPAAGEAGVAAGAIVSVLDGRGFPLGSAIYSDASQIALRVVSDKTALTRAEYLADVKERVAAAIALRRELAPEAVHLNADTSGNDACRLIFSEADGLPGIVADKYNGLVVLQLLTQGTAQDDVREVLREVLARELPLETIVERPDARVRELEKLEMPPAGALFAKDAAAPVLETVFTINGLKFHFNAEAGQKTGAFLDQRLNYAAAAKYARGRALDVCTYQGGFALHMAQVCDEVTGVDASRSALQVADRNLQLNPQLAATVEWIEADAFELLREFEAAGERFDTIVLDPPAFAKTKRAAEGAMRGYKELNLRAMKMLRPGGTLVTCSCSHHVPLAEFMEAVGSAASDAKRRVQVMEMRGAALDHPSVMTLPETDYLKCVICRVG